A region of Kribbella sp. NBC_01245 DNA encodes the following proteins:
- a CDS encoding hemolysin family protein — protein MSTPIALLISAGLLAVNAFFVAAEFALVASKRHRLEQAAAEGSRSARAAIAGVSELSLMLAGAQLGITLCTLGLGALAEPAVAHLLDPLFEAIGIPSTAAHVIAFLLAVGGIGLIHVVVGEMAPKSWAISHPEASALRLAIPFRAFTRVFRPVLVGLNALANVCLRLVKVTPQAELANAHGPEELRILIESSRQHGTLAEPEHALLTAMLALQNTTVDQVMIPTGQITAVAADTPAREIELTSRQAGRSRLAVNRPNGEICGFVHVRDAVRATTFPAQLVDADAGAVRAGEMMTDAYRLPGTTPVAGAIRLLREQRCQLAVVTGPDGSTTGIVALEDLLEEVIGEFDDETDPVVAAARLSAQSSASPTDQPGN, from the coding sequence ATGAGTACGCCGATCGCGTTGCTGATCTCGGCCGGGCTACTCGCGGTGAACGCGTTCTTCGTCGCGGCCGAGTTCGCCCTGGTCGCGTCCAAGCGGCACCGGCTGGAGCAGGCCGCTGCCGAGGGCAGCCGGTCCGCCCGGGCGGCGATCGCCGGGGTGAGCGAGCTGTCGCTGATGCTGGCCGGCGCCCAGCTCGGCATCACCCTGTGCACCCTCGGCCTCGGCGCCCTGGCCGAACCGGCCGTCGCCCATCTGCTCGACCCGCTGTTCGAGGCGATCGGCATCCCGTCCACCGCCGCGCATGTGATCGCGTTCCTGCTGGCTGTCGGCGGTATCGGCCTGATCCACGTGGTCGTCGGCGAGATGGCCCCGAAGTCCTGGGCGATCAGCCATCCCGAGGCCTCGGCCCTGCGGCTGGCCATTCCCTTCCGGGCCTTCACCCGCGTCTTCCGGCCCGTTCTGGTCGGGCTGAACGCCCTGGCGAACGTCTGCCTGCGCCTGGTAAAGGTGACCCCGCAGGCCGAGCTGGCCAACGCCCACGGGCCCGAGGAACTGCGCATCCTGATCGAGTCGTCCCGCCAGCACGGCACCCTGGCCGAGCCGGAGCACGCCTTGCTCACGGCGATGCTCGCCCTGCAGAACACAACCGTCGACCAGGTGATGATCCCGACCGGTCAGATCACCGCCGTCGCTGCGGATACGCCCGCGCGGGAGATCGAACTCACCAGCCGCCAGGCCGGCCGTTCGCGTCTGGCGGTGAACCGCCCGAACGGCGAGATCTGCGGATTCGTGCACGTTCGCGATGCCGTTCGCGCCACCACCTTTCCTGCCCAGCTGGTCGATGCGGACGCGGGCGCCGTACGGGCTGGGGAGATGATGACCGATGCCTACCGCCTGCCCGGTACGACGCCGGTGGCGGGCGCGATCCGGCTGTTGCGCGAACAACGCTGCCAGCTCGCCGTGGTCACCGGGCCGGACGGTTCGACTACGGGCATCGTGGCTCTGGAGGACTTGCTCGAAGAGGTGATCGGCGAATTCGACGACGAGACCGATCCGGTCGTCGCCGCGGCGCGCCTGTCGGCCCAATCGAGCGCATCTCCGACAGACCAGCCTGGGAATTGA
- a CDS encoding YciI family protein, whose product MKFLMIMNINPAIWDALTEAERDVVTSGHGEFMATVRASGELIDTVALAEPAKSAVVRVQNGAPVVTDGPFVESKEFLGGYYFIECADQARAYELAAMIPDAAVPGAGVEVRPVVFSADLTSEGPE is encoded by the coding sequence ATGAAGTTTCTGATGATCATGAACATCAACCCGGCCATCTGGGACGCCCTGACCGAGGCTGAGCGCGACGTGGTGACGTCGGGGCACGGCGAGTTCATGGCGACGGTTCGGGCTTCCGGCGAGCTGATCGACACGGTCGCCCTGGCCGAGCCCGCGAAGAGTGCCGTTGTGCGGGTCCAGAACGGTGCGCCGGTGGTGACCGATGGGCCGTTCGTGGAGTCGAAGGAGTTCCTCGGCGGCTACTACTTCATCGAGTGCGCGGACCAGGCGCGAGCCTACGAACTGGCCGCGATGATCCCGGATGCGGCGGTGCCGGGTGCGGGAGTCGAGGTGCGTCCAGTCGTCTTCAGCGCCGACCTGACCAGCGAAGGGCCTGAGTGA
- a CDS encoding DUF4180 domain-containing protein translates to MTDQVVKYGGHVVVAVSPDGPPIKTDQDVVDLIASHYYDEVEWFALPVERLDDAFFGLSSRIAGDIVQRFVMYGHQLAIVGDISHHLADSSNLRAFVDEANRGRQVWFLPDLTTLTERLSA, encoded by the coding sequence ATGACTGACCAGGTAGTGAAGTACGGCGGGCACGTGGTGGTGGCTGTTTCGCCCGACGGGCCGCCGATAAAGACCGACCAGGACGTGGTGGATCTGATCGCGAGCCACTACTACGACGAGGTCGAGTGGTTCGCGTTACCGGTCGAGCGGCTGGACGACGCGTTCTTCGGGTTGAGCAGCCGGATCGCTGGAGACATCGTGCAGCGGTTCGTGATGTACGGTCACCAGCTCGCGATCGTCGGCGACATCTCCCACCACTTGGCCGACAGCTCCAACCTGCGGGCATTCGTGGATGAGGCGAACCGCGGCCGCCAGGTCTGGTTCCTCCCCGACCTGACGACCCTCACCGAACGCCTGAGCGCCTGA
- a CDS encoding serine hydrolase domain-containing protein codes for MRALVAVLLSAVLVGCSTSCSSGKPETVPTTPGRQFPAPAVNGLDDAQATAKLQAVLNEVVAQFKTSPDVETAARGVTAAVIFGDRWAWTGAAGNDALGEKLRASTEMATASITKTFVATEVLRLAEKRRIDLDAPLSRYVKHRLTAKNATVRQYLAMTAGVPDFTPSDYDKMAADLAGAPARRWTARQALKYHTSALGAPGSPYVYSSASYLLVGMAIEAVTKQPLAVALRNDLVKPAGLSRVAFQDGERPQEPIAGSHSKVCGTIPDGFIPCRSVASSSAAAGSMAADAATVARWGYQLYGARVVPLEIVNQLIGEDGPYGLGTMRFNSTFGAIGEAVGHRGNAPGYTSLLAVIPSRRISVAVLLADGNKNVDGVMSKFLTALEPLVAG; via the coding sequence ATGAGGGCCCTTGTCGCGGTACTGCTGTCGGCAGTTCTCGTTGGGTGCTCGACCTCGTGCTCTTCGGGGAAGCCGGAAACGGTTCCAACCACGCCTGGGCGGCAGTTCCCCGCCCCCGCCGTGAACGGGCTCGACGACGCTCAGGCCACCGCGAAACTGCAGGCCGTCCTGAACGAGGTGGTCGCCCAGTTCAAGACCAGCCCGGACGTGGAGACCGCCGCCCGGGGTGTCACCGCCGCCGTCATCTTCGGCGACCGCTGGGCCTGGACCGGTGCCGCCGGCAACGACGCACTCGGGGAGAAGCTGCGAGCCTCGACCGAGATGGCGACGGCCAGCATCACCAAGACCTTCGTGGCGACCGAGGTGCTGCGGCTGGCCGAGAAACGCCGGATCGACCTCGACGCGCCGCTGTCGCGCTACGTCAAGCACCGGTTGACGGCGAAGAACGCGACCGTCCGGCAGTACCTGGCCATGACCGCGGGCGTGCCCGACTTCACGCCGTCCGACTACGACAAGATGGCCGCGGATCTCGCCGGCGCACCCGCTCGCCGCTGGACCGCCCGGCAGGCGCTGAAGTACCACACGTCCGCACTCGGCGCGCCCGGTTCGCCGTACGTCTATAGCAGCGCGAGCTATCTGCTGGTCGGCATGGCGATCGAGGCGGTCACCAAGCAACCGCTGGCCGTTGCGCTGCGCAACGACCTGGTGAAACCGGCCGGCCTGAGCCGGGTGGCCTTCCAGGACGGCGAACGCCCGCAGGAGCCGATCGCCGGTTCGCACTCCAAGGTCTGCGGCACGATCCCGGACGGGTTCATCCCCTGCCGCTCGGTGGCGAGTTCGTCCGCGGCCGCCGGGTCGATGGCCGCCGACGCCGCGACGGTGGCGCGCTGGGGCTATCAGCTGTACGGCGCTCGCGTGGTGCCGCTGGAGATCGTCAACCAGCTCATTGGCGAGGACGGCCCGTACGGCCTCGGCACGATGCGGTTCAACTCCACCTTCGGCGCCATCGGGGAGGCGGTCGGTCATCGCGGCAACGCGCCCGGTTACACCAGCCTGCTCGCGGTGATTCCGTCGCGCCGCATCTCCGTCGCCGTACTCCTCGCGGACGGTAACAAGAACGTCGACGGCGTGATGAGCAAATTCCTCACCGCGCTCGAACCTCTCGTCGCGGGCTGA
- a CDS encoding SDR family NAD(P)-dependent oxidoreductase produces the protein MARVILITGASSGIGRAAAQAFAAEGANLVLASRSPEALAVVEAETKAQAEEVLTVPTDVADADQVEALFEQAVRRFGRVDAVVHAAAVLAYGRFEEVPTHVFDQVVRINLGGTANVSREALKRFRDQEGGRLVLVGSLLGMIALPTMGAYTTSKWAVHGLAHTLRIEARRTPGVHVSLVWPGSINTPVYDQAATFADRANRPLPPVDPAEKVARAIVRAVRRPRRSIPVGPLNHPVAWLFAALPGVFDVVATPMMKVLGTTKEAVVPNHGNVFEPRPDGEGVHGRWGRHWLRLAGMAGIAGLAGAAAKTHRRTSR, from the coding sequence ATGGCGCGGGTAATACTGATCACCGGGGCGTCCAGTGGGATCGGCCGGGCCGCGGCCCAGGCGTTCGCGGCCGAGGGGGCGAACCTTGTCCTGGCCTCGCGATCGCCCGAGGCGCTTGCCGTGGTGGAAGCGGAGACCAAGGCTCAGGCCGAGGAAGTGCTCACGGTGCCGACGGATGTCGCCGACGCGGACCAGGTGGAGGCTTTGTTCGAGCAGGCGGTACGGCGCTTCGGCCGGGTTGACGCCGTCGTCCACGCGGCGGCGGTGCTCGCGTACGGGCGGTTCGAGGAGGTGCCCACCCACGTCTTCGACCAGGTCGTCCGGATCAACCTGGGCGGCACGGCCAACGTGAGCCGCGAAGCCCTCAAGCGGTTCCGCGACCAAGAGGGTGGCCGGTTGGTGCTGGTCGGCTCGCTGCTCGGGATGATCGCCCTCCCGACGATGGGCGCCTATACGACCTCGAAGTGGGCGGTCCATGGCCTGGCGCACACCTTGCGGATCGAGGCCCGGCGAACGCCCGGGGTGCACGTCAGCCTGGTCTGGCCCGGTTCGATCAACACCCCGGTCTACGACCAGGCGGCCACTTTCGCGGACCGGGCGAATCGTCCGCTGCCGCCGGTCGATCCGGCCGAGAAGGTCGCCCGCGCGATCGTGAGGGCGGTCCGCCGGCCCCGGCGTTCGATCCCGGTCGGCCCGTTGAACCACCCGGTCGCGTGGCTTTTCGCCGCGTTGCCAGGGGTGTTCGACGTGGTGGCGACGCCGATGATGAAGGTGCTCGGAACCACCAAGGAGGCGGTAGTGCCGAACCACGGCAACGTGTTCGAACCAAGGCCCGACGGCGAAGGGGTGCACGGGCGCTGGGGCCGGCACTGGTTGCGCCTCGCGGGGATGGCCGGCATCGCGGGGCTAGCCGGTGCGGCGGCGAAGACTCACCGTCGTACTTCCCGCTGA
- a CDS encoding manganese catalase family protein, with amino-acid sequence MFRHTKRLQFEARPERPDPVYARKLQELIGGAFGEMTVTMQYLFQGWNCRVEGKYKDLLMDTATEEIGHVEMLATMVARLLEGAPSTVLAESVKDPVMAAVLGGMDPQQAIVAGGGALPNNSQGVPWNGGYIVASGNLLADFRANAAAEAQGRLQTARLYNMTDDPGVRAMLQFNLARDTVHQKQWLKAIEELESDGLETPIVPDALFDEENQDHNHTIWGLSDGTDGPKGGWSKGKDGLEYLEDPQPLGGPGTAPRPDPALYGTYSATQDAVGTVKGKAQAKAKKATGK; translated from the coding sequence ATGTTCCGCCACACCAAACGACTGCAGTTCGAAGCCCGGCCGGAACGCCCGGACCCGGTTTACGCGAGGAAGTTGCAGGAACTCATCGGGGGCGCCTTCGGTGAGATGACGGTGACCATGCAGTACCTGTTCCAGGGCTGGAACTGCCGGGTCGAAGGCAAGTACAAGGACCTGCTGATGGACACCGCCACCGAGGAGATCGGCCACGTCGAGATGCTCGCCACCATGGTGGCGAGGCTGCTCGAGGGCGCGCCCTCGACCGTGCTGGCCGAGTCGGTCAAGGACCCGGTGATGGCCGCCGTACTGGGCGGGATGGACCCGCAGCAGGCCATCGTGGCCGGTGGTGGCGCACTGCCGAACAACAGCCAGGGCGTGCCCTGGAACGGCGGCTACATCGTCGCGAGCGGCAATCTGCTGGCCGACTTCCGGGCCAACGCGGCGGCCGAGGCACAAGGGCGGTTGCAGACCGCCCGGCTCTACAACATGACCGATGACCCCGGCGTGCGGGCGATGCTGCAGTTCAACCTGGCTCGCGACACGGTGCATCAGAAGCAGTGGCTGAAGGCGATCGAGGAGCTGGAGTCCGACGGATTGGAGACACCGATCGTGCCCGACGCGCTGTTCGACGAGGAGAACCAGGACCATAACCACACCATTTGGGGCCTGTCCGACGGGACGGACGGACCCAAGGGTGGCTGGTCGAAGGGCAAGGACGGGCTGGAGTACTTGGAGGACCCGCAGCCGCTCGGTGGGCCCGGTACGGCGCCCAGGCCGGATCCGGCACTCTACGGGACCTACTCGGCCACCCAAGACGCCGTCGGCACGGTGAAGGGCAAGGCACAAGCCAAGGCCAAAAAGGCCACTGGCAAGTAG
- a CDS encoding FAD-dependent oxidoreductase, whose amino-acid sequence MGWLLVMLGQQYGYPVPVGGAGRLSEALANRFTALGGTIHCDTTVTEIMVREGRAVGVVTAEGTRLSADRAVLADVSAPALYGEMLPAGPSAVSRYELQREVRR is encoded by the coding sequence ATGGGTTGGCTGCTGGTCATGCTCGGCCAGCAGTACGGATATCCCGTGCCGGTTGGCGGCGCGGGCAGGCTCAGCGAGGCCCTGGCCAATCGCTTCACCGCTCTCGGTGGCACGATCCACTGCGATACCACGGTCACGGAAATCATGGTCCGCGAGGGCCGTGCGGTTGGCGTGGTGACGGCGGAGGGCACGCGCTTGTCCGCCGATCGGGCCGTACTGGCTGATGTCTCCGCACCTGCCCTGTACGGCGAAATGCTGCCGGCGGGGCCCTCGGCGGTCTCGCGTTATGAGCTTCAGCGGGAAGTACGACGGTGA
- a CDS encoding MSMEG_6728 family protein — protein MQTFVPYADFAASAAVLDGRRLGKQRVETLQILRALVWPDYGWKHHPAVGMWRGFTRALVGYGTAMCREWAARGHTDSTLPMLLEFTGGEVPEQPALAATGELPPWLGEEAVHLTHRSALLRKDPSYYGRVFPGVPDDLPYLWPRPAFPRWPVRRTHEEALTIDEAAGLLGVTDLSEDERRVLAGLRIGYSSTVCTTPQRAGLLGLLAGWCTPGRTLWLLPGDPVQAERSPHPLPDWSEPVRPGTARPAGPREIAATRDEWANDPEFVFRRVSESFGAPGDAGLVVLDGGAVELRGPRTSAPVLRLVTEGPHSFVHRTAATAASR, from the coding sequence ATGCAGACGTTTGTGCCGTATGCCGACTTCGCTGCCAGCGCCGCCGTGCTGGACGGTCGCAGGCTAGGCAAGCAGCGGGTCGAGACGCTTCAGATCCTGCGTGCGCTGGTATGGCCGGACTACGGCTGGAAGCACCATCCAGCGGTCGGCATGTGGAGGGGTTTCACCCGCGCCCTGGTCGGCTACGGCACGGCCATGTGCCGCGAATGGGCCGCACGCGGCCATACCGACAGCACGCTGCCGATGCTGCTGGAGTTCACCGGCGGCGAAGTGCCGGAGCAGCCCGCGCTTGCCGCGACGGGAGAACTCCCACCCTGGCTGGGTGAGGAGGCCGTGCATCTGACCCACCGGTCGGCGCTGCTCCGGAAGGACCCGTCGTACTACGGACGGGTCTTTCCGGGGGTACCGGACGACCTGCCCTACCTCTGGCCGCGACCGGCGTTCCCGCGATGGCCGGTTCGCCGTACGCACGAGGAAGCGCTGACCATCGACGAGGCCGCCGGGCTGCTGGGCGTGACAGACCTGAGCGAGGACGAACGGCGCGTGTTGGCCGGCCTACGGATCGGCTATTCCAGCACCGTCTGCACGACTCCGCAGCGGGCCGGGCTGCTGGGACTCCTTGCAGGCTGGTGTACGCCGGGGCGCACGCTCTGGTTGCTGCCCGGTGATCCGGTACAGGCTGAGCGGTCGCCACACCCCCTGCCCGATTGGAGTGAGCCCGTCCGGCCGGGCACGGCCCGACCGGCGGGGCCGCGGGAGATCGCCGCCACCCGGGATGAGTGGGCGAACGACCCCGAGTTCGTGTTCCGCCGGGTGAGTGAATCATTCGGCGCCCCCGGGGACGCGGGTCTCGTCGTACTGGACGGCGGCGCCGTGGAGCTGCGCGGGCCGCGGACCTCCGCCCCGGTCCTGCGCCTGGTGACGGAAGGCCCGCACTCCTTCGTACACCGAACAGCCGCCACCGCCGCCTCGCGTTAG
- a CDS encoding RNA polymerase sigma factor, whose protein sequence is MTPAIEDLLRGLAPQVLGLLARRNERFDLCEDAVQEALLVAAQHWPAEGLPSNPRGWLLTVASRRLTDLWRSENARRQREVKAFRLSVDEDLVDVPAEDDTLTLLFLCCHPALSASSQLALTLRAVGGLTTAQVAHAFLVPESTMGQRISRAKDKIRATGTSFQLPPEEERAERLRVVLHVLYLIFNEGYTASSGPELQRVELSAEAIRLTRAVRRLLPDDGEVAGLLALMLLTDAHRPARTAPDGSLIPLAEQDRRCWDAEAIAEGTELIETTMATSPLGPYQLQAAIVAVHNEAARAEDTDWRQISVLYHVLERIAPNPMITLNRAIAVAMVDGPAAGLALLGPLAADRRLAGHHRFHAVRAHLLEMAGEPAAARVGYLEAARRTTSQPEQRYLTARADRLA, encoded by the coding sequence GTGACTCCTGCGATCGAGGACCTGCTGCGCGGGCTCGCGCCGCAGGTCCTCGGACTACTCGCCCGCCGGAACGAGCGGTTCGACCTGTGTGAGGACGCCGTCCAGGAGGCCCTGCTCGTGGCCGCGCAGCACTGGCCCGCCGAGGGGCTGCCGTCCAACCCGCGGGGTTGGCTGCTCACGGTGGCGTCCCGGCGGCTGACCGATCTCTGGCGCAGCGAGAACGCCCGGCGGCAGCGCGAGGTCAAGGCCTTCCGGCTCTCCGTCGATGAGGACCTGGTCGACGTACCGGCTGAGGATGACACGCTCACGCTGCTGTTCCTCTGCTGCCATCCGGCGCTCTCGGCGTCGTCCCAGTTGGCGTTGACGCTGCGGGCGGTTGGCGGACTCACGACCGCGCAGGTGGCGCACGCGTTCCTGGTGCCCGAGTCGACGATGGGGCAGCGGATCAGCCGGGCCAAGGACAAGATCCGCGCGACCGGTACTTCTTTTCAGCTTCCGCCCGAGGAGGAGCGGGCCGAGCGGCTGCGAGTGGTGTTGCACGTGCTCTACCTGATCTTCAACGAGGGATACACCGCGTCGTCCGGCCCGGAGCTGCAACGGGTGGAGCTGAGCGCGGAGGCCATCCGGCTGACCCGGGCGGTACGGCGGCTGCTGCCGGACGACGGTGAGGTGGCGGGCCTGCTGGCGCTGATGCTGCTGACGGATGCCCATCGCCCCGCCCGTACGGCGCCGGACGGGTCGCTGATCCCTTTGGCCGAGCAGGACCGTCGTTGCTGGGACGCCGAGGCCATTGCCGAAGGCACCGAGTTGATCGAGACCACGATGGCGACGTCTCCCCTCGGGCCGTACCAGTTGCAGGCGGCGATCGTTGCCGTCCACAACGAAGCGGCGCGCGCCGAGGACACCGATTGGCGCCAGATCAGCGTGCTCTACCACGTGCTGGAACGGATCGCGCCGAACCCGATGATCACGCTCAACCGGGCGATCGCGGTCGCCATGGTCGACGGGCCGGCGGCCGGGCTCGCGCTACTCGGACCGCTCGCGGCGGACCGACGCCTGGCCGGCCACCACCGATTCCACGCCGTACGGGCGCACCTGCTGGAAATGGCAGGCGAACCGGCCGCCGCCCGGGTGGGATACCTCGAAGCCGCCCGCCGAACCACAAGCCAACCCGAACAGCGCTACCTCACCGCCCGGGCTGATCGCCTCGCTTAG
- a CDS encoding SRPBCC family protein, translating to MSLNERVVHASPGDVFKILGDGWTYAGWVVGAARIRDVDRGWPEPGRSIHHSVGSWPVLIDDTTTVEALEPDSRLKLKVRAWPTGEGRVEFTVAAHPEGCLVKMREDTVAGPAKLIPKPLLEPVLSWRNTETLRRLALLAEGHNDAGSASPGS from the coding sequence ATGAGCCTGAACGAGCGGGTAGTGCACGCATCGCCCGGGGACGTGTTCAAGATCCTCGGCGACGGTTGGACCTATGCGGGCTGGGTCGTCGGTGCGGCCCGCATCCGGGACGTCGACAGAGGCTGGCCGGAGCCGGGCCGCAGCATCCACCACTCGGTCGGATCCTGGCCGGTGCTGATCGACGACACCACCACGGTCGAGGCCCTCGAGCCGGACAGCCGGCTCAAGCTCAAGGTGCGGGCCTGGCCGACCGGCGAGGGACGGGTCGAGTTCACCGTGGCTGCCCATCCGGAAGGCTGCCTGGTGAAGATGCGCGAGGACACCGTGGCCGGTCCCGCCAAGTTGATACCGAAACCGCTGCTCGAGCCGGTGCTGAGCTGGCGCAACACGGAAACCCTGCGCCGCCTGGCCCTGCTCGCCGAAGGCCACAACGACGCCGGCAGCGCCTCGCCCGGAAGCTGA
- the pip gene encoding prolyl aminopeptidase, with product MYPPIEPYETGMLAVGDGNEVYWEVCGNPDGKPAVVLHGGPGSGCTPGWRRFFDPAAYRVVLVDQRGCGRSTPHASEFGVDLSVNTTHHLIRDLEQLREQLGIDRWLVLGGSWGATLGLAYAEAHPDAVSELVLFSVTNTTRREVEWITRDMGRVFPAEWARFRDGVPPDRRDGSLVDAYADLLADPDPAVREQAARDWCRWEDSHVAVHAGHQPDPRYDDARFRMVFAKLVTHYWRHAAWLPDGQLMHEATELAGIPGVLVHGRLDLSGPSDIAWQLAQVWPGAELYLIDEAGHGTCDPRMADTVLAALDRFAEA from the coding sequence ATGTATCCCCCGATCGAGCCGTACGAGACCGGCATGCTGGCGGTCGGCGACGGCAATGAGGTCTATTGGGAGGTCTGCGGCAATCCCGACGGCAAACCGGCCGTGGTGCTGCACGGCGGTCCGGGTTCAGGCTGTACGCCGGGGTGGCGGCGCTTCTTCGACCCCGCGGCGTACCGGGTGGTCCTGGTGGATCAGCGCGGGTGTGGGCGAAGCACGCCGCATGCGAGCGAGTTCGGCGTGGACCTGAGCGTGAACACGACCCACCACCTGATCCGCGACCTCGAGCAACTCCGCGAGCAGCTCGGCATCGACCGTTGGCTGGTGCTCGGTGGTTCGTGGGGCGCGACGCTGGGATTGGCGTACGCCGAAGCACATCCCGACGCGGTGTCGGAGCTCGTGCTCTTCAGCGTGACCAACACGACCCGCCGGGAGGTCGAGTGGATCACGCGGGACATGGGCCGCGTCTTTCCGGCCGAGTGGGCGCGATTCCGCGACGGCGTACCGCCTGACCGGCGCGACGGCAGCCTGGTCGACGCCTACGCCGACCTGCTGGCCGATCCGGATCCGGCCGTGCGCGAACAGGCCGCCCGCGACTGGTGCCGCTGGGAGGACTCGCATGTCGCCGTACACGCCGGGCATCAGCCGGATCCGCGGTACGACGACGCCCGGTTCCGCATGGTCTTCGCGAAGCTTGTCACGCACTACTGGCGTCATGCGGCCTGGCTGCCTGACGGACAGTTGATGCACGAGGCGACTGAGCTGGCCGGTATCCCCGGGGTGCTCGTGCACGGCCGGCTGGACCTCAGCGGCCCATCGGATATCGCCTGGCAACTGGCTCAGGTCTGGCCTGGCGCGGAGCTGTATCTGATCGACGAGGCGGGTCACGGCACCTGCGACCCGCGCATGGCGGACACTGTGCTTGCCGCACTAGACCGCTTCGCGGAGGCCTGA
- a CDS encoding MarR family winged helix-turn-helix transcriptional regulator: MYRGIGTHLRHVLELLDADVAKVYDGQGLGDYRPRFSPVVRAILAEGPLPIRALSTAVGVTHSAASQTVNQMAKAGFVDLVPGADARQRIVRLTERTRRLLPVIEAEWEATEAAQRELDRELSVPLAQVLAEIEKALAKRSFAERIAGNVQDRPDQD, from the coding sequence ATGTACCGCGGGATCGGAACTCATCTCAGGCATGTGCTGGAGCTGCTCGACGCCGACGTGGCCAAGGTGTACGACGGTCAGGGTCTGGGGGACTACCGGCCCAGGTTCTCCCCGGTGGTGCGGGCGATTCTGGCCGAGGGGCCGCTGCCCATCCGGGCACTCTCCACGGCCGTCGGGGTGACCCATTCAGCCGCGAGTCAGACGGTGAACCAGATGGCCAAGGCGGGTTTTGTCGACCTCGTGCCCGGGGCCGACGCGCGGCAGCGGATCGTGCGGCTCACGGAGCGGACCAGGCGGCTGCTGCCCGTCATCGAGGCGGAATGGGAGGCCACCGAGGCGGCTCAGCGGGAGCTCGATCGGGAGCTCTCGGTGCCGCTGGCGCAGGTGCTGGCGGAGATCGAGAAGGCGCTGGCGAAAAGGTCCTTCGCAGAGAGGATCGCCGGAAACGTTCAGGATCGGCCGGATCAGGACTAA